The following proteins are encoded in a genomic region of Nocardioides renjunii:
- a CDS encoding DUF1059 domain-containing protein, with the protein MKTMTCRQLGGPCDLAHRGETHDDVINAQDQHLKQAEKEGDAAHQPARDEMKGRWRHPKKSLGWYRDMKQAFAALPED; encoded by the coding sequence ATGAAGACCATGACCTGCCGCCAGCTCGGCGGCCCGTGCGACCTCGCGCACCGCGGCGAGACCCACGACGACGTGATCAACGCCCAGGACCAGCACCTCAAGCAGGCCGAGAAGGAGGGCGACGCCGCCCACCAGCCGGCGCGCGACGAGATGAAGGGCCGCTGGCGCCACCCGAAGAAGTCGCTCGGGTGGTACCGCGACATGAAGCAGGCCTTCGCCGCCCTGCCGGAGGACTGA